The Oryza glaberrima chromosome 9, OglaRS2, whole genome shotgun sequence genome includes a window with the following:
- the LOC127784635 gene encoding uncharacterized protein LOC127784635 translates to MGIKLCFASPAHPKSNDQVERANAEILKGLKTKTYNVLKKHGDSWLEELPKVLWANRTTPSSATGETPFFLVYGAEAVLPLELSLGSAQVALYNEADQDGLRRDDLDYLEERRRRAALRVACYQQSLRRYHQRHVRAQLLQVHDLVLRCVQSRLGLSKLSPMWEGAYKVIGVPRPGSVRLATEDGTELPNPWNIEHLRRFYPCYQVSILVFRHPF, encoded by the coding sequence ATGGGCATCAAGTTATGCTTCGCCTCACCCGCCCACCCCAAGAGCAACGACCAAGTCGAGCGCGCCAACGCCGAGATCCTCAAAGGCCTCAAGACCAAAACATACAACGTCCTCAAGAAGCACGGGGACTCTTGGCTAGAAGAACTGCCTAAGGTGCTGTGGGCCAATCGGACCACCCCGAGCAGTGCAACAGGAGAAACCCCTTTCTTCCTGGTATACGGCGCCGAGGCGGTCCTACCGTTGGAGCTCTCCCTAGGCTCGGCTCAAGTTGCGCTGTACAACGAGGCAGATCAGGATGGGCTCCGTCGCGACGACCTCGACTATCTGGAAGAGCGAAGAAGGCGCGCGGCCCTCCGGGTGGCGTGCTACCAGCAGAGTCTGCGACGCTATCATCAGCGCCACGTCCGGGCCCAATTACTGCAAGTCCATGACCTCGTCCTCCGCTGCGTCCAGTCGCGCTTAGGATTGAGCAAACTCTCACCAATGTGGGAGGGAGCATACAAAGTGATCGGCGTCCCCCGACCAGGCTCAGTTCGATTGGCCACGGAAGACGGCACAGAACTACCTAACCCCTGGAATATCGAGCACCTTCGCCGCTTCTACCCGTGCTACCAAGTGTCAATTCTTGTATTTCGACATCCTTTCTAG